The following are from one region of the Tachysurus fulvidraco isolate hzauxx_2018 chromosome 15, HZAU_PFXX_2.0, whole genome shotgun sequence genome:
- the nfil3-2 gene encoding nuclear factor, interleukin 3 regulated, member 2, whose translation MESVNSPSPAKSSVGKTIENKETFSGYNSSLPSPKNNPRSVRLLKAKPNMTCRRKREFISDEKKDASYWEKRRKNNEAAKRSREKRRLNDMVLENRVIALNDENVRLKTELLQLKLRFGLISAASYMEKSQQIGGAMNGTSTCSSSSSSHFYPNGYSSGSQVMNSDSSEAEQSVRGEGLSQLVKYSPRGSLSDMSDGSSRDSPEPMNYDIKQEGPGLDLDIANSTTTPIMFNIRRELSTPHHQHTFQSEYHSHHQQRQHQETVVNTAAPPVQTAQRSVILYRSSSVSYPVESSRPQEITQQKLPQILIQPSEGSTKSTESLSEATSQHESKTLETLPYEFSDGEAAMKQAYRAQHQQLVAGCQKAETMAPDLCRQGGEELYQYDSQPDEEPPVLSYEGGPRKEGYYQGHSGKDTCLSEGDPRNSDKDASTDDECPSSFCSETGSYHQQSPLAGGPNSSPQSQSRDSQAEVKGTALPHKLRLKHRSLSNAGSATQESPTTPPAHVHPLPQHPYLALPQSNQQLQVG comes from the coding sequence atggaaAGCGTAAACTCACCTAGCCCAGCAAAGTCCAGTGTAGGCAAAACCATAGAGAATAAAGAAACTTTCTCAGGCTATAACAGCTCTCTTCCTTCACCCAAGAACAACCCTCGTTCTGTCCGCCTTTTAAAAGCCAAGCCAAACATGACCTGCCGGCGCAAGCGTGAGTTTATCTCTGATGAGAAGAAAGATGCCTCCTACTGGGAGAAACGGCGCAAAAACAACGAAGCAGCTAAGCGCTCCCGTGAAAAACGGAGACTCAATGACATGGTTTTAGAGAATAGAGTTATTGCACTGAATGATGAGAATGTACGTCTAAAAACTGAACTTCTGCAGCTGAAACTCAGATTTGGCCTCATCAGTGCAGCCTCCTACATGGAGAAGAGCCAGCAAATTGGAGGAGCAATGAATGGAACTTCTacatgttcttcttcttcttctagtcATTTTTACCCTAATGGCTATTCCAGTGGCTCCCAAGTGATGAACTCTGATTCTTCAGAGGCCGAGCAGTCTGTCCGGGGTGAGGGACTTTCCCAGTTAGTTAAGTACTCTCCTCGAGGTTCCCTGTCAGATATGTCTGATGGTTCTTCCCGCGACAGTCCAGAGCCGATGAACTATGACATCAAGCAGGAAGGGCCAGGTTTAGATTTGGACATTGCAAACAGCACGACCACGCCAATTATGTTTAACATTCGTCGTGAGTTGTCCACTCCACATCACCAACACACCTTTCAATCAGAATATCACAGCCACCATCAACAGCGACAACACCAAGAGACTGTAGTCAATACTGCGGCACCTCCTGTGCAGACTGCTCAAAGAAGCGTGATTCTGTATCGCTCTAGCAGTGTCTCATATCCTGTCGAAAGTTCAAGACCTCAGGAAATCACTCAACAGAAACTGCCACAGATCCTAATCCAACCTTCAGAGGGATCTACTAAAAGCACTGAAAGCCTATCAGAGGCAACCAGTCAGCATGAAAGTAAGACTTTAGAAACTCTGCCTTATGAATTCTCAGATGGAGAAGCAGCAATGAAACAAGCATACAGGGCCCAGCATCAGCAGCTTGTGGCTGGTTGTCAGAAGGCTGAGACTATGGCACCAGACCTTTGCAGACAAGGAGGTGAAGAGCTATACCAATATGACAGCCAGCCGGATGAGGAGCCTCCAGTATTGAGTTACGAAGGAGGTCCCAGGAAAGAAGGATACTATCAGGGTCACTCAGGAAAGGACACCTGCTTAAGTGAAGGTGATCCCCGCAATTCTGACAAAGATGCATCAACTGATGATGAGTGCCCATCTTCATTCTGTTCTGAAACTGGAAGTTATCACCAGCAATCCCCTTTGGCTGGAGGACCAAATTCCTCCCCACAAAGCCAAAGCAGAGACAGTCAAGCAGAGGTCAAAGGTACAGCACTACCGCACAAACTACGCCTTAAGCACAGATCCCTGAGTAATGCTGGGTCAGCAACTCAAGAATCACCAACTACACCACCAGCACATGTGCATCCATTACCTCAGCATCCTTACCTGGCTTTGCCACAGTCCAATCAGCAACTTCAGGTTGGTTGA
- the nfil3-6 gene encoding nuclear factor, interleukin 3 regulated, member 6, producing MFEEGSQEMREQSAGVLPAVEAVSTGMLGLDVATNSNTMSFTEEAVSILSSSSLLARSLLGRTSALKRKEVSPSGNTLRRKREFIPQEKKDEGYWDKRKKNNEAAKRSREKRRVNDMVLENRVLGLLEENARLRAELLALKYRFGLVKEPSNAAILPLTTTAPCVSQPANSHYYLVREDGLHPSTSMVPHPNSTQAVFHIGRGIRENGNMSEDSGFSTPGGSSVGSPVFFEDRLSDHGKLSPSRSDELGCEYHHSPAPDIVVAQVPIGHTSIAHGSVDSVEGMKSLPHKLRFKCPGSSESENQSERRSPLEHTGARENPRNHFAFGMNEGARLWSQHEGDESRKMLPHHHGGPIGGCSSGQPHGNHSEAYYNAENSMLKSQLSSLGEEVAQLKKLFSEQLSKMN from the coding sequence ATGTTTGAAGAGGGATCTCAAGAAATGAGAGAGCAGAGTGCGGGGGTGCTGCCGGCTGTGGAGGCTGTGAGCACGGGAATGCTAGGATTAGATGTGGCGACCAACAGCAACACAATGTCTTTCACAGAAGAGGCTGTCTCCATACTGTCGTCAAGCAGTCTGCTGGCTCGCTCGCTGTTAGGCCGCACATCAGCATTGAAACGCAAAGAGGTGAGCCCGAGTGGAAACACACTAAGGCGCAAGCGTGAGTTCATCCCCCAGGAGAAGAAGGATGAAGGGTACTGGGACAAGCGCAAGAAGAACAATGAAGCAGCCAAGCGCTCGCGGGAGAAGCGTCGGGTCAATGACATGGTGCTGGAGAACCGTGTACTTGGGCTGCTTGAGGAGAACGCCAGGCTCAGAGCAGAACTACTAGCACTTAAATATCGCTTTGGCTTGGTCAAAGAACCTTCAAATGCAGCCATTCTTCCACTAACCACCACAGCCCCGTGTGTTTCACAACCTGCCAACTCACATTATTACCTAGTCCGTGAAGATGGGCTTCACCCCAGTACTTCTATGGTGCCCCATCCAAATTCCACTCAGGCTGTATTCCACATTGGACGTGGTATCAGGGAGAATGGCAACATGTCAGAGGACTCAGGCTTCTCAACTCCTGGAGGTTCCAGTGTTGGAAGTCCTGTGTTTTTTGAGGACCGGCTGAGTGATCATGGCAAACTGTCTCCAAGCAGATCTGATGAGTTGGGCTGCGAATATCACCACTCTCCTGCCCCTGATATTGTTGTGGCACAGGTCCCAATAGGGCACACATCCATAGCGCATGGAAGTGTGGACTCAGTCGAAGGTATGAAGAGTCTCCCACATAAATTACGCTTCAAGTGTCCAGGCAGCAGCGAAAGTGAGAACCAAAGTGAAAGACGCAGTCCTCTGGAGCATACAGGAGCACGGGAAAACCCCAGAAATCATTTCGCATTTGGCATGAATGAAGGGGCTCGACTTTGGTCACAGCATGAAGGAGATGAATCTCGAAAAATGCTCCCTCATCATCACGGGGGCCCGATTGGTGGTTGCAGCAGTGGTCAGCCACATGGGAACCACAGTGAGGCATATTACAACGCTGAGAACAGCATGCTCAAATCTCAACTTAGTTCCCTTGGCGAAGAAGTGGCACAGCTCAAGAAGCTCTTCTCTGAGCAACTCTCCAAAATGAACTAA